The Balaenoptera acutorostrata chromosome 13, mBalAcu1.1, whole genome shotgun sequence region GCCTCCATCGTGTTTCTGTGATGAGATATTTGATAAAAAGCAACTCTGATTAATTTATTATGGCAGAAAGATAcagctttcttgttttctttttcttgccttgagCTCAGATTTTCAGAAACACATATTTAAGAAATCACTTACAGGTAGTGCCCATGTCATCTAAGCTACCATTCAACAGAATCCAGAAACCCAAATGCTACCTAGACAAAACTACAGGATGaagatttctctttttcccctttccaaTTTTAACCAGATTGTTTTACTACCCTACAAAGCCAGTCTTTCACATTATGTTGTACTGCCTATATGCCAAATGGTTCTCtttaaacaaaagcagaaaatattgCAACGCTCCTTTCTCTGTTTGTAAATAACTTCTTGGCAAATATTTTTACTGATACACTATCAGACCCTAGCAATTTGAAATTGGATTAGAATAGGGCATTTTACTTAAAAGTGTTTTATATTATGAACATAAAAAAGCACATTAAAGATTGGCTTTCTGAATTAGAACAGTATCAAGACTTGCCCtccataaaaacacaaaatacaattttaaaaccaTTTATATGGAAATCAGAATGATCTTAACTTGAAACCAAATGGCTAGATCTTAAACACATGGTATCATGAGGAAGGCGTGGGGAACAGGCTATGCCCACATTAAGACGGGGTTCAGGGCAGTCCAAAGACCTCTGTGCACCATGATCTCACAAAGAGTACATGTAAATGCTTCTAGAAACATGGAGAAGCCATCtcaacatttattattaataCACAGTGACTCTGTGACAATACCTGCCATCTAATATAGATGCACAGGGACTTTTAACTCACcctagatatattttaaattgtttaaaaataaatagttttgcaaaaaaatagtttaaatgtcTTGCATTAATTTGATAACAAGTTTACAACTCTGTAATAGTTCTTAATCCAAATAGCTTACAATGAACACTTAAATTATATTATTACAGTATACTCCATATTCCATCTTATTAGGTGAAAACATAtcagaaaatgaaagaggagtCTTTGTAACAAGGTACAATCAAACATTCCACCAAAATTAAGTACCTTTTCCCCTTTAAGTTAAAATATCATAACATATTATGGCATTGTGCCTTTTCTTGGTAATTCTCAGTTGACTCTAaaaaacaaatagagaaaaaaaaatggggataCTGCTTATGTCTGAATGACAACGCTATTAAATTTGACCTAAGACCTTTAACTCCTGCTTTTAAAAGGGGGTAAGAGATAGGAAAACCGAGGGACAAAGGAAGAAATGTCTTAAATTACATGTTTCATCTGAGAGGGAAACATTTCCTTTAAAGTTAGGTAGCTAGAAACGTCTTCTGGATGGAGCAACTCCGAAATACTGAAGAATCATGCAGTAAATAAACACTGCATTTCAAAATAACTAAAAAGTATTGGAGGTGACAAACTGCACCCCCGCCCAAAGGACTGActcaaaagagatgaaaaaactAATGAGGTCAATTTACTTAggacttaaaaagaaacaaatagaaagcCTATTTTTAAAGGGCAGTATATATGGTAGGCAAACACTTCCATACACCTGATtcggttttaatatttttcttacatgGTGCTCCACAATCTCCACAATTTTTCAACTAAAGTcactgggtttttttggttttttgtttttgtttttttggtggggggaaggaagggtCAAATCTAGCACATCTTAATAGTGActgcataaaagaaaaatataaacccaactttaaaacaatgttttctttctattcaaatcaatttaaaactttatataaactTTATGTTGCAAGAGGATCTAGTccatttttgaaaatcatttctaCATCAAGTTCACCCAAGAAAATGTTGACTAAGCTAAAGAAATCACAGATAAAACATTTTACCAAAGGAAAGTATAGATAACAAAAAAACTGCTTAACACCGGAAACTATGATCATCTAGTATTTCTTTAATAGTTCTAGTTCCATTAGGTCTTTATATGTTACGCCAATTTGTACCAGAGTTTAATGACAGAAAAGGCAACAATTTCTAAATTGGTGGTATACATTTCTTTACAATTCTGTAAGGCCATTTATTAAAACAGACAAACCACAAGATGAAAATGAAGGCAACAGAAAAGTCCAACTTCTCACAACCAAAATAACAGCAcaaccttaaaaataatttagaaatgaaTGTTGTAAAAGATATGTAGCAGATCTCTGTTCCATTACCCAAGATTATGTCAGTTCATAATTCTAAATAAATCTTTCTaaagtatgaaattaaaaatcattttcagtGTAGGTGTGAATGCTGTGATTTATCACACGGCTATGTTTACTCCACACTATCTTTGAAAACGGGCCATTGAAAGAGACATAACGATGTTCATTCTATAAGTTTCATTTAACTTTACTTAGGATTGAATACACATGAAATGTGCTTTTAATGCATAAAAATCACAGTGGATAGCAGCAAAggactgggggcggggtgggtaaGGAGAATCTGATAATTCACATTGTGATTATTCTGCACACTGATGGAAGATAGCTCACTCTTCTAAAACCTCAAGACTtccctttttaaagaaccaaaatAAACCCAAGACACCTTGCCGACACTTCCCCACCCCTAAACGAACTGGTTACTCTTTTACACATAAAACTGAAACAGTATGGCAGCAAAAGATTTTGATAGCAATGGAAAGTCTGTAAACGGTATTTcaatctttttcttcctccccaagtGCAAGACGCAGGGTTCTCACAGCCTCTCAGTAGTGCTTCTCCTGCAAATAGTCCTTCATTTTGTTTGGCAGCGGCAGCTTCTGAATCAGGTCTATCCTGGTGTACTGGCGGATGACGAACCGGCACAGGTACTGCAGGGAGCGCACCTGCATGAAGCGCGACACCGGGTTGGTCAGCCTGACGGGGTAGGTGGCCGAGCCCGGCAGGCGAGACCTGGAGTAACAGAAGGCCCCGTTCTCGGAGTCCCTGACCGAGTGCTCGATCAGGTCCACGATAGACGTGTGTCCTTCCACGTCCGGCTGTTCATAAAAGCTAAACCTACCATTTGAATGTTCGATTCTAGTGTGAAGGGTCTTGCCATGCGAGCGAAAGCTCAAGCTTAAAAGGTAACGGTCGTCAGAACTGTCCCGAACAAGGAAAGAACCATCCGGCACATTGGCCAGCTTCCCTTCTGCCTCCCAGCGAGTGATGGGGCCCCAGTACCATCCCTGTTTCGCCAGTTTCTTCAGCTCCTCTGTAAGGCTTGTCACAACCATGGGACCACTACTCTGCACCGAGTCATAAACTCTGGCAACCCCGGGGGCAGAGTTAGGATCGAAATTCAAGTGACAGCGCATACTTTCGGCCACGTGGGCGTCCGAGCCGGCGAGCCCGCCGAAGTTCCTTTGGATCTGATTCGTCTGCAGGGGAGGTAGCAACGGTGAGAGTGGCGGGGCGTCGTCGGGACTCGCCCTCGGGCTCTGCAGCACGACTCCCGTGGTGCCGATCAGCAAGCCATTCACCGACTGGTCCACGAAGATCTCTGGGGCCACCACGAGGTCCGGGTCTACCTGATTCTCGTCTTCGGGGAAGGAGCCGCCTCCCCCTGGAGGAGGGACCGCGGAGACCTCCATGGGGGAGGAGCCGTCCAGACAATAGCCGCGCGGTCCTTCCAGAGGGTACATCCCCTCCTCCAAAGGCACAGTGTACTGAATGTAGTCCTGAGGCACGAGTCCAATAACGACAGGCACATGTTCTTCCAGGTGGAGATGCAGGTCCCCATCCTGAGACTCGGAACTCTTGAGCGAGTTCGTCTGTTCTTGGCACGCGGTGTCGGCCTGGAGGTCGTGGAAGTCCTTGCGCACGCCGTTCAGGGCCGGGCCCGGGCCGGGCGAGTGGACCAGGGCCTTGACCCTCACCTCCATCTTGATGCACGTCTCCTCCGACGTGGTGGGGCGCAGGGGCCACGGCGTGGGGCTGTAGTGGTGGCTGCGCAGGGAGGTGGACCTCATGGGCCTCTGCGCCCTCACATCCTTGAAGACGATGGGGgccgaggaggaggagaaggtgtCCTCGTCCGCGGAGCCCCCGGAGGGCGCGCCGCCCTTGCCCTTCGGCTTCTGTTTCGCAGAGAGCCGTCTTTTCAACGTACCCATTAGGCTTTCACTTTTTGATCTACTCTTCCCGCCTTTTTCATCTTCACTGTTGAGATCACAGCTGGCTATATCCTTTCCATAGCAGCTACCAAATAAGGAATCCTCTT contains the following coding sequences:
- the SOCS6 gene encoding suppressor of cytokine signaling 6, with protein sequence MKKISLKTFRKSFNLNKSKEEADFMVVQQPSLASDFGKEDSLFGSCYGKDIASCDLNSEDEKGGKSRSKSESLMGTLKRRLSAKQKPKGKGGAPSGGSADEDTFSSSSAPIVFKDVRAQRPMRSTSLRSHHYSPTPWPLRPTTSEETCIKMEVRVKALVHSPGPGPALNGVRKDFHDLQADTACQEQTNSLKSSESQDGDLHLHLEEHVPVVIGLVPQDYIQYTVPLEEGMYPLEGPRGYCLDGSSPMEVSAVPPPGGGGSFPEDENQVDPDLVVAPEIFVDQSVNGLLIGTTGVVLQSPRASPDDAPPLSPLLPPLQTNQIQRNFGGLAGSDAHVAESMRCHLNFDPNSAPGVARVYDSVQSSGPMVVTSLTEELKKLAKQGWYWGPITRWEAEGKLANVPDGSFLVRDSSDDRYLLSLSFRSHGKTLHTRIEHSNGRFSFYEQPDVEGHTSIVDLIEHSVRDSENGAFCYSRSRLPGSATYPVRLTNPVSRFMQVRSLQYLCRFVIRQYTRIDLIQKLPLPNKMKDYLQEKHY